One Nocardia iowensis DNA window includes the following coding sequences:
- a CDS encoding TrmH family RNA methyltransferase: protein MDALSERNPRVVSAVKLHRGVQRRKAGLFLAEGANSVAAALDTGRVRELFYSAGAAAREHELVAGAVGMGVRATLVSDRAAAQLGETVTAPGLVAVCELIDVPLAEVLATNPRMLAVPVEIAEPGNAGTLIRVADAVGADGVVLAGDTVDPHNGKCVRASAGSLFHVPIARHRDVAGTLDSLAAAGITLLATAANGEVDLDEADQLFTGPIAWLFGNEAHGLDPAVAARADHRIRIPIHGRAESLNLAAAASICLYASSRVQHAKTARAE, encoded by the coding sequence GTGGACGCGCTCTCCGAGCGCAATCCACGGGTCGTTTCCGCTGTCAAGCTGCATCGCGGCGTCCAGCGCCGCAAGGCCGGACTCTTCCTCGCCGAGGGCGCCAATTCCGTTGCGGCCGCCCTGGATACCGGACGGGTGCGGGAGCTGTTCTACTCCGCCGGTGCCGCAGCCCGCGAACACGAACTGGTCGCCGGAGCCGTTGGGATGGGCGTGCGCGCCACGCTGGTCAGCGACCGCGCCGCCGCACAACTCGGCGAAACCGTCACCGCGCCAGGGCTTGTCGCGGTCTGCGAACTGATCGACGTGCCGCTGGCCGAGGTGCTCGCGACCAACCCGCGCATGCTGGCCGTGCCGGTCGAGATCGCCGAACCCGGCAACGCGGGCACCCTCATTCGGGTGGCCGACGCCGTCGGAGCCGATGGTGTGGTGCTGGCGGGGGACACCGTCGACCCGCACAACGGCAAATGCGTGCGCGCCAGCGCGGGCAGCCTGTTCCATGTCCCCATCGCCCGCCACCGCGATGTCGCCGGCACACTGGATTCGCTTGCCGCGGCAGGCATCACGCTCCTGGCCACCGCCGCGAACGGCGAGGTCGATCTGGACGAGGCCGACCAATTGTTCACCGGACCGATCGCCTGGCTGTTCGGCAACGAGGCACACGGCCTCGACCCGGCCGTCGCCGCCCGCGCCGACCATCGCATTCGCATCCCCATCCACGGCCGGGCCGAGAGCCTGAATCTCGCCGCCGCCGCCTCGATCTGCCTCTACGCGAGCTCCCGCGTGCAGCACGCCAAAACCGCTCGCGCGGAATAG
- the infC gene encoding translation initiation factor IF-3, with protein MQLLRAVVLTTPLDLGGPISTETRINDRIRVPEVRLIGPSGEQVGIVRVEDALRVAMEADLDLVEVAPDARPPVCKIMDYGKFKYETAQKARESRKNQVQTVIKEQKLRPKIDDHDYATKRGHVMRFLEAGSKVKVTIMFRGREQSRPELGYRLLQRLAADVADLGFVETSAKQDGRNMTMVLAPHKGAKTRVKAQQESAAPRPQQPAAQQSPAPAEAAPADSAPAAAPAEQANPPQ; from the coding sequence TTGCAGTTATTGCGCGCGGTCGTCCTGACGACACCGCTTGACCTAGGAGGCCCCATCAGCACTGAGACCCGCATCAACGATCGCATCCGTGTTCCCGAGGTTCGACTGATCGGACCCAGCGGCGAGCAGGTTGGGATCGTGCGTGTTGAAGATGCACTACGCGTCGCCATGGAGGCAGATCTCGATCTCGTAGAGGTCGCTCCGGATGCACGTCCGCCGGTCTGCAAGATCATGGACTACGGCAAGTTCAAGTACGAGACGGCGCAGAAGGCGCGCGAGTCTCGGAAGAACCAGGTGCAGACCGTGATCAAGGAGCAGAAGCTCCGCCCGAAGATCGACGACCACGACTATGCGACCAAGAGGGGCCACGTGATGCGCTTCCTCGAGGCCGGGTCGAAGGTCAAGGTCACCATCATGTTCCGCGGACGCGAGCAGTCCCGGCCCGAGCTGGGCTACCGGCTGCTGCAGCGGCTCGCCGCGGACGTGGCGGACCTGGGGTTCGTCGAGACCTCGGCCAAGCAGGACGGTCGCAACATGACTATGGTCCTCGCACCCCACAAGGGTGCGAAGACGCGAGTGAAGGCACAGCAGGAGTCCGCAGCTCCGCGGCCGCAGCAGCCCGCTGCGCAGCAGAGCCCCGCGCCCGCTGAGGCCGCGCCCGCAGACAGCGCGCCCGCCGCGGCTCCGGCCGAGCAGGCCAACCCGCCGCAGTAA
- a CDS encoding TetR/AcrR family transcriptional regulator has product MTSSSRVRMTATERGEQVLRAAVSAFAESGYAGTRTDEIARRAGVSQPYVIRLFGTKQQLFIAAMHRVCDRIEEIFRSARQAADADATPEQALLALGRGYDIFLAERELLQVFLHGFAASADPAIGNDVRARFGKVVELVRELTGAPTSEIRRFMATGMLLTVMSAMQVAGPDAVPAPWASEILADLLLAAEA; this is encoded by the coding sequence ATGACGAGTTCGTCCAGAGTCCGGATGACCGCCACCGAACGCGGTGAGCAGGTGCTCCGAGCTGCCGTGTCGGCCTTCGCCGAATCCGGCTACGCGGGCACCCGGACCGACGAGATCGCCAGGCGCGCAGGCGTTTCCCAGCCGTATGTGATTCGACTCTTCGGTACCAAACAGCAGTTGTTCATCGCCGCGATGCATCGCGTGTGCGATCGGATCGAGGAGATCTTCCGGTCGGCGCGGCAGGCCGCGGACGCCGATGCGACGCCGGAGCAGGCGCTACTCGCCCTCGGGCGCGGTTACGACATCTTTCTGGCCGAACGGGAATTGCTGCAAGTCTTCCTGCACGGCTTTGCCGCGAGCGCGGACCCGGCGATCGGCAATGACGTGCGCGCCCGCTTCGGCAAGGTTGTCGAGCTGGTTCGCGAGCTGACCGGCGCGCCGACGTCGGAGATTCGTCGTTTCATGGCTACCGGAATGCTGCTCACGGTCATGAGCGCGATGCAGGTGGCTGGTCCCGATGCGGTTCCGGCGCCGTGGGCGTCCGAGATCCTGGCTGATCTTCTACTGGCCGCCGAGGCCTGA
- the rpmI gene encoding 50S ribosomal protein L35, producing the protein MPKMKSHSGASKRFKVSGRGKLLRQQANRRHLLEHKSTRRTRRLDGTEAVASVDVPRVKRLLGL; encoded by the coding sequence ATGCCGAAGATGAAGAGCCACAGCGGTGCCTCGAAGCGATTCAAGGTGTCGGGCCGAGGCAAGCTGCTTCGCCAGCAGGCGAACCGCCGCCACCTGCTCGAGCACAAGTCCACCCGCCGGACTCGTCGTCTGGATGGCACGGAGGCCGTCGCGTCCGTCGACGTCCCGCGCGTGAAGAGGCTGCTCGGTCTCTGA
- the rplT gene encoding 50S ribosomal protein L20, producing the protein MARVKRAVNAQKKRRSILEASKGYRGQRSRLYRKAKEQQLHSLTYAYRDRRARKGDFRKLWITRINAAARLNDITYNRLIQGLKAAGVEVDRKNLAELAVSDADAFAGLVAIAKAALPQDVNAPAA; encoded by the coding sequence ATGGCACGCGTCAAAAGGGCCGTCAACGCTCAAAAGAAGCGTCGTTCCATCCTCGAGGCCTCCAAGGGCTACCGCGGCCAGCGCTCGCGGCTGTACCGCAAGGCCAAGGAACAGCAGCTGCACTCGCTCACCTACGCCTACCGGGACCGCCGGGCGCGCAAGGGTGACTTCCGCAAGCTCTGGATCACCCGCATCAATGCCGCGGCGCGGCTGAACGACATCACCTACAACCGTCTCATCCAGGGCCTGAAGGCCGCTGGTGTCGAGGTGGACCGCAAGAACCTCGCCGAGCTCGCCGTCTCCGACGCCGATGCCTTCGCCGGTCTCGTCGCGATCGCCAAGGCCGCGCTGCCTCAGGACGTCAACGCCCCGGCCGCTTGA